A single Branchiostoma floridae strain S238N-H82 chromosome 11, Bfl_VNyyK, whole genome shotgun sequence DNA region contains:
- the LOC118426275 gene encoding leucine-rich repeat-containing protein 15-like: MGRKLRHLLMFLLIILKKPNMPEAGCRRSKSSRYVCMGFTSIPQNLPTSIGHLDLKNNQITKIQPGAFSHLPQLQNVDLSNNHISNIQSGTFANLPQLKELLLSSNQITMIQPCAFANLTELLSLDLSSNILTMIQAGLFANLPRLQMLVLSANQINTIQPGALLHLTRLQNLYLSNNKLTKIQERTFANLLQLQELALSYNKITMIQPGAFENLPLLQTMCLSSNAITEIQAGTFKDILRLQKLDLSYNLISKLQPGAFANLTQLQILDLRSNKMSVVPHSSFGLLKSVLTTKLDENPWQCDCRMGPFKVIMNLIEFPSFKDQIICAQPARFRGQKFIDVNLKDLICEEPTVTLPLDTQTTSNGRHNNATTAGPTLRPVVTTSVPLTLKSTFAPTFVITEGTFSSHESVPCFSLTVLIASICGSVAGTLVLVAIVGTIWCKRRTKNPSCPNCKIALSKAHTTNTGVPSGHDQKGQVQSLASTQALNMKRPPYITGSAVFQPHYYVDANKLPNPTKPKPKGTGKPTKAKPLALRRKSLPKNAPHHVSSPNHDDDDDDCVYVVPDGAIYMQPENVLYEMPANSRSSTTIDAHDNLHCYQPQTKTTKLPTDANGYVIVEPKKLKATVKN, encoded by the coding sequence atgggaagaaagctgcgacacctgctgatgttccttctcatcatcctgaagaaGCCCAACATGCCGGAAGCTGGCTGCAGGCGCTCAAAGTCCTCACGCTACGTATGTATGGGGTTCACGAGCATCCCTCAAAACCTCCCGACATCTATCGGCCACTTAGATCTAAAAAATAACCAAATAACAAAGattcagcctggtgcatttTCACATCTTCCCcagctacaaaatgtagacCTGTCAAACAACCATATCTCAAATATTCAGTccggtacatttgcaaatcttcCCCAGCTGAAAGAGTTGCTCCTTTCCTctaaccagataacaatgattcaaccATGTGCATTCGCAAATCTAACTGAACTCTTATCGTTGGACCTTTCGTCCAACATtttaacaatgattcaggcaggtctatttgcaaatctaccccgtCTCCAAATGTTGGTCCTGTCAGCTAACCAGATAAACACTATTCAACCTGGTGCACTTTTACATCTAACCAGGCTCCAAAATCTGTACCTGTCTAACAACAAGTTAACAAAGATTCAGGAGAGAACATTTGCCAATCTACTGCAGCTACAAGAGTTGGCCCTGTCCtataacaagataacaatgattcaaccTGGTGCATTCGAAAATCTACCCTTACTCCAAACGATGTGCCTTTCCTCAAACGCAATAACAGAAATCCAGGCTGGCACATTTAAAGATATTCTCCGGCTACAAAAGTTGGACCTATCGTACAACCTGATATCAAAgcttcagcctggtgcattcGCAAATCTAACACAACTCCAAATTTTGGACCTTCGGTCGAACAAGATGTCTGTCGTTCCCCATTCAAGTTTTGGCCTGTTGAAATCTGTTCTTACAACAAAACTTGACGagaacccctggcagtgtgattGTAGGATGGGTCCCTTCAAGGTAATCATGAATCTAATTGAATTTCCTTCATTTAAAGACCAGATAATCTGTGCCCAACCGGCCAGATTCCGGGGACAGAAGTTCATAGATGTCAATCTCAAAGACTTGATATGTGAAGAGCCAACCGTAACTTTGCCTCTTGATACACAAACAACCTCTAATGGCCGTCATAATAATGCCACAACCGCGGGCCCAACATTACGTCCTGTGGTCACAACAAGTGTGCCACTAACTTTAAAGTCCACCTTTGCACCCACTTTCGTCATAACAGAAGGCACGTTCAGTTCCCATGAATCTGTTCCCTGTTTCTCCCTAACTGTTCTCATTGCCTCAATCTGTGGGTCGGTAGCTGGTACACTTGTCCTTGTTGCCATCGTTGGCAcaatctggtgcaagaggaggaccAAGAATCCTTCATGCCCAAATTGTAAGATCGCTTTGAGTAAAGCACACACCACAAATACTGGAGTGCCTAGTGGCCATGATCAGAAAGGGCAGGTCCAGTCTTTGGCATCCACTCAAGCCTTGAATATGAAACGCCCACCATACATTACAGGGTCTGCTGTATTTCAGCCCCATTACTATGTAGATGCGAACAAACTACCAAATCCAACCAAACCTAAACCTAAAGGTACAGGGAAACCTACTAAAGCTAAGCCCCTTGCTCTGCGCAGAAAATCACTTCCTAAAAATGCCCCTCACCACGTCTCCTCTCctaatcatgatgatgatgatgatgattgtgtgtatgtggtgcCAGATGGAGCCATATATATGCAGCCAGAAAATGTCCTGTATGAGATGCCTGCAAATAGTCGTAGCAGTACTACCATAGATGCCCATGACAACCTGCACTGCTACCaaccacaaacaaaaacaacaaagttACCAACCGATGCTAATGGCTACGTAATCGTAGAGCCCAAAAAGCTTAAGGCCACTGTTAAAAATTGA
- the LOC118425382 gene encoding NLR family CARD domain-containing protein 4-like has protein sequence MAEGQVAAGHTGETAGSPQPCTSQLKRKGEDGEEFPGKKKPAACGQEGSPVGGVRNYFYYIKEKVSSDWKDLAFHLGFEQPDIDNIEGRNRDDKSRCMDLLEEWLKRNGERATIEVLMEALSEANLQSVVDGLRKKRQEVPSPVPVGSAGTESSSLTDVFQKSVKKYYELKLSHFKPLIWNDNFTLTLSDIFTQLELVPTSEKQFKTSEPTREEQRKELKSLDDLFNPDVTGLSTAPRCILIEGEAGGGKTTFQSKEALDAVSQKTELGKQHDITLLIRLREVREGETIEEMVWDQCVDETTEGIKTQSIKKILKRNKSRVLFLLDGYDELQPEARAAGQAIPKLLSGKLYPNSTIVITSRPSAGVQQHTRPDCHVNIRGFSHRHVEKYMQQYFTVVNKQELIKTLSKHVQDNKLLNTLIQTPMFLMLVCVLWEEDQELVSTGTMTGLYDNLLTCLVRKYCEREGVDMPTEGLPTEVAESLLQLGKLALEALLRNETLLDLTEVEKENVNWELLLKLGVVSLEVSSSKLHPRKQLNFSHKTMQEFLAGRYVAHALANQDIVELLQLTSITKALELSNLLQFTCGCDSRAAQAVMEELSKISRREFTHLRPDQFESSHVPMDQDIKKSCQTYKRFAALCLSILSERQEPEVLQGISQALPIVMLDSSINSREATGLQYYIQNLHSANLPDRVILKVPKGTGSRDTVQYLQQCFRTPLPGLRLDLELSGQFDSPDETARLVSVLNNVPGLRALDLSLTRLTPSSLQPLVQGFSHMSLLEELDLTGNDLGDAGMEVLQVGLSSVPHLAVLRLGGDELLPIGVGMTAVGMSSLAPYIRHLVGLRVLDISSNYKIGDTGLESLTTILPIFTAMQVLVLSWIGISPTGMRILVPALCKLTRLIKLDISHNAIGDPGLECLAAILHHLTAMKVLDLSATGISDRGISSLVKALPHLVQLQVLDVSRNNIGDSGIVSLVQTLCQPSSLDMEQNPPGDKSLTTAPHCNTTLQELYIGGNSGVTGAGLGRVAQLISTLPALTRLNMSGYYDPHAHLSDTAAMALAEALPRLPALEWLNLYSISMEPAGFQAVVQAAEVHPTLERLQ, from the exons ATGGCTGAGGGACAAGTTGCGGCTGGTCACACAGGTGAAACTGCAG GTTCCCCCCAACCCTGTACCAGCCAGCTGAAGAGGAAGGGGGAGGATGGAGAAGAGTTTCCTGGGAAGAAGAAACCAGCTGCTTGTGGACAGGAGGGGTCACCAGTGGGAG GTGTTCGTAACTACTTCTACTACATCAAGGAAAAGGTGAGCTCAGACTGGAAGGACCTGGCCTTCCATCTTGGGTTTGAACAACCCGACATCGACAACATCGAAGGGAGAAACCGAGATGACAAGTCTCGCTGTATGGACCTGTTGGAGGAATGGCTGAAGCGTAACGGAGAGAGAGCCACCATAGAGGTCCTGATGGAGGCTCTGTCTGAGGCAAACCTGCAGAGTGTTGTGGATGGTTTGAGGAAGAAACGTCAAG AAGTGCCCTCTCCAGTTCCAGTTGGATCTGCAGGAACAGAGTCTTCTTCATTAACAG ATGTGTTCCAGAAGTCTGTGAAGAAGTACTATGAGTTGAAACTGTCTCACTTTAAGCCTCTGATCTGGAATGACAACTTCACACTTACCCTCAGTGATATCTTCACCCAGTTAGAGTTGGTACCAACAAGTgaaaaacagttcaaaacatcAGAACCCACCAGAgaggaacaaaggaaagaaCTGAAGTCATTAGACGACTTGTTCAACCCAGATGTCACAGGACTGTCCACAGCACCAAGGTGCATTCTGATTGAGGGTGAAGCCGGAGGGGGGAAGACAACATTTCAGTCCAAAGAAGCCCTAGATGCTGTCTCACAGAAAACAGAGCTGGGCAAGCAGCATGACATCACACTGTTGATCCGACTCCGGGAGGTGAGAGAGGGGGAGACCATAGAGGAGATGGTGTGGGACCAGTGTGTTGATGAAACAACAGAAGGTATCAAAACACAGTCCATCAAAAAAATCCTAAAGAGAAACAAGTCCCGAGTGCTTTTCCTCCTAGATGGGTATGATGAGCTGCAGCCTGAGGCCAGGGCAGCCGGGCAGGCCATTCCCAAACTGCTGTCTGGCAAGTTGTACCCCAACAGCACGATTGTGATCACCTCCCGACCCTCAGCAGGAGTGCAGCAGCACACCCGGCCAGACTGCCATGTAAACATCAGGGGCTTCTCCCACAGACATGTGGAGAAATACATGCAGCAGTATTTCACTGTTGTTAACAAGCAGGAACTGATAAAGACACTTtccaaacatgttcaagataaCAAACTCTTGAACACTTTAATCCAGACCCCAATGTTCCtgatgttagtgtgtgtgttgtggGAGGAGGACCAAGAGTTGGTGTCTACTGGAACAATGACGGGGCTGTACGACAACCTGCTGACATGTCTAGTTAGAAAGTACTGTGAGCGGGAAGGAGTGGACATGCCAACAGAAGGGCTGCCTACAGAGGTTGCTGAGTCATTACTGCAGCTTGGCAAGCTTGCGCTAGAGGCACTGCTGAGGAATGAGACCCTGCTTGACCTTACAGAAGTAGAGAAAGAAAATGTGAATTGGGAGTTGCTGTTAAAGCTGGGTGTGGTCTCCTTGGAGGTGTCTTCATCTAAATTGCATCCCAGAAAACAGCTGAACTTTTCCCATAAGACCATGCAAGAGTTCCTGGCTGGAAGATATGTTGCTCATGCTTTGGCAAACCAAGACATTGTAGAGCTGCTGCAGCTCACCTCCATAACCAAGGCACTTGAACTCAGTAACCTGCTTCAGTTCACGTGTGGCTGTGACTCACGAGCAGCACAAGCTGTGATGGAGGAACTGAGCAAGATCAGCAGAAGGGAGTTCACACACTTGAGACCAGATCAATTTGAAAGCTCACATGTTCCCATGGATCAAGACATTAAAAAGTCCTGCCAAACCTACAAAAGGTTTGCAGCATTGTGCCTGAGCATCCTCAGTGAGAGACAAGAACCAGAAGTGCTTCAGGGCATCAGTCAGGCCCTGCCAATTGTCATGCTGGACAGCTCCATTAACAGTAGAGAAGCCACAGGTCTGCAGTATTACATACAAAATCTTCATTCAGCAAACCTGCCAGACAGGGTCATACTTAAGGTCCCTAAAGGCACTGGCAGCAGAGACACAGTTCAGTACCTACAGCAGTGTTTTAGAACTCCACTTCCTGGACTTAGATTGGACTTGGAACTATCAGGACAGTTTGACTCACCTGATGAGACAGCCAGGCTGGTTTCAGTTCTGAATAATGTTCCTGGTCTGAGGGCGCTGGATCTGTCACTCACAAGACTAACACCATCATCACTCCAGCCACTTGTGCAGGGGTTCAGCCACATGTCTCTGTTAGAGGAGCTGGATCTTACTGGGAATGACCTTGGTGATGCTGGGATGGAAGTCCTGCAGGTTGGGCTGTCCAGTGTTCCACACCTGGCTGTACTCCGGCTTGGAGGGGACGAATTGTTGCCAATTGGAGTTGGCATGACAGCTGTGGGCATGTCATCCCTGGCTCCCTACATTCGCCACCTCGTGGGACTGAGAGTACTGGATATAAGCAGTAATTATAAGATCGGTGACACTGGGCTGGAATCTCTCACCACCATCCTCCCCATCTTCACAGCTATGCAGGTGTTGGTCCTGAGTTGGATTGGTATCAGCCCCACAGGCATGCGCATACTGGTCCCTGCACTGTGTAAGCTAACCAGACTGATCAAACTGGACATTAGTCATAATGCCATAGGAGACCCCGGGCTGGAATGCCTGGCTGCTATCCTCCACCACCTCACAGCCATGAAGGTGTTGGATCTCAGTGCTACAGGTATCAGTGACAGGGGAATATCATCCCTGGTCAAAGCTCTGCCTCACCTGGTGCAATTACAGGTGTTGGATGTGAGCAGGAATAACATAGGAGACTCAGGGATTGTCTCACTGGTGCAAACACTCTGCCAGCCCAGCAGTTTGGACATGGAACAAAACCCACCTGGTGACAAGAGTCTGACCACAGCCCCTCACTGTAACACCACACTACAGGAGCTGTACATCGGGGGGAATAGTGGAGTAACAGGAGCCGGACTGGGGAGGGTCGCACAACTCATCAGCACACTGCCGGCACTGACCAGGCTGAACATGTCTGGTTATTATGACCCACATGCACACCTGTCTGACACCGCTGCCATGGCTCTAGCCGAGGCTCTACCCAGACTCCCTGCCCTGGAGTGGCTGAACCTCTATTCGATCTCCATGGAGCCTGCAGGGTTCCAGGCTGTGGTGCAGGCTGCTGAGGTACACCCAACACTGGAGAGGCTGCAGTGA